From the Chitinolyticbacter meiyuanensis genome, one window contains:
- a CDS encoding ImmA/IrrE family metallo-endopeptidase: MTPEEIARALPVKPEKVIEWEDGESHPTFKQAQKWAALTHVPFGFLFLQAPPEEELPLPDLRTVGDQAPHKPSVNLIDIVKEVIRKQSWYLDYLKDHEYSALPFVGRFSVAATVREVVDDIRHTLAIPALQQRPTHDEYLRLLITAAERNGILVMRSGIVGSNTHRKLDVSEFRGFAISDRMAPVVFINSADAPTARLFTLVHELAHIWIGTSGISSVAVNSNRREESFCNAVAGEFLAPEVEFREHWSNDAFWRDNLSVLASYFRVSRLVIARRACDLHIITSEDYWAYYHAELQAYRDKESAGGNYYASAGAKNSLRFSQALLAETFGGNVLLRDAAKLLGLQPSKIKSYANRLTNEASTRL; the protein is encoded by the coding sequence ATGACGCCGGAAGAGATCGCGCGTGCGCTTCCCGTCAAGCCGGAAAAAGTCATTGAATGGGAAGATGGAGAGAGCCATCCAACCTTCAAACAGGCCCAAAAATGGGCCGCGTTAACGCATGTCCCATTCGGTTTTCTTTTCCTTCAAGCGCCTCCAGAAGAAGAATTGCCTTTGCCAGATTTACGCACGGTAGGGGATCAAGCACCCCATAAACCCAGTGTGAATCTGATTGATATAGTGAAAGAGGTGATCAGAAAACAAAGCTGGTATTTAGATTACCTAAAAGATCATGAGTACTCGGCACTTCCTTTTGTTGGTAGATTTAGTGTGGCTGCTACAGTAAGAGAAGTGGTGGACGATATTCGTCATACGTTAGCTATCCCGGCCCTTCAACAACGCCCAACGCACGATGAATATCTACGGTTGTTAATAACTGCAGCAGAAAGAAATGGCATTCTTGTAATGCGCAGTGGGATTGTGGGTTCCAATACTCACCGTAAACTTGATGTTTCGGAGTTTCGTGGTTTCGCCATTAGCGATCGAATGGCGCCCGTGGTGTTTATCAATAGCGCTGATGCGCCGACAGCGCGCTTATTTACACTTGTGCATGAATTGGCCCATATTTGGATTGGAACCAGCGGAATTTCGAGTGTTGCAGTGAATAGCAATCGGCGTGAAGAGTCGTTTTGCAACGCAGTCGCCGGTGAGTTTTTGGCGCCTGAGGTTGAGTTCAGAGAACACTGGAGTAACGATGCTTTCTGGCGTGATAATTTGTCCGTGCTGGCCTCTTACTTTCGAGTGAGCCGGCTTGTGATTGCTCGTCGTGCATGTGACCTGCATATCATTACATCTGAAGATTATTGGGCTTATTATCACGCAGAGCTACAGGCCTATCGCGATAAAGAAAGTGCTGGGGGTAACTACTACGCCAGTGCCGGAGCGAAAAATAGTCTGCGTTTTAGTCAGGCTCTACTTGCTGAAACCTTTGGCGGGAATGTGTTGCTGCGCGATGCAGCAAAGCTGCTTGGTTTGCAGCCTTCTAAAATAAAATCGTACGCAAATCGTCTAACTAATGAAGCATCTACTCGACTCTAA
- a CDS encoding DUF4411 family protein translates to MKHLLDSNTLIEAKNRYYSMSFCPAYWQWILMQNQALEVASISLVAEELGRGNDDLAQWSHDNRDMFLAVDDEATQQAYASIVASIAARAPQMKIGAFEDFLSGADPWLIAKAMATGAVVVTHESYDVNARRKFLIPNVCEEFHVSWINTFELLHKLDARFVLAG, encoded by the coding sequence ATGAAGCATCTACTCGACTCTAATACGCTGATTGAGGCGAAGAATCGCTATTACAGCATGAGCTTCTGCCCTGCCTATTGGCAATGGATACTGATGCAAAATCAAGCGCTTGAAGTGGCAAGTATCAGCTTGGTGGCAGAAGAATTAGGTAGGGGCAATGACGATTTGGCACAATGGAGTCATGACAACCGAGATATGTTCTTGGCTGTCGATGACGAAGCGACTCAGCAGGCATATGCAAGTATTGTAGCAAGTATTGCGGCTCGGGCACCCCAGATGAAGATTGGTGCTTTCGAGGATTTTCTTTCGGGGGCCGATCCTTGGTTAATCGCAAAGGCAATGGCGACCGGGGCCGTTGTTGTTACACATGAATCCTACGATGTAAATGCAAGAAGGAAGTTTCTTATTCCAAACGTGTGCGAGGAATTTCACGTTTCTTGGATAAATACGTTCGAGCTTCTACATAAACTCGATGCTAGGTTCGTGCTAGCGGGGTGA
- the infA gene encoding translation initiation factor IF-1, with product MKEKEGTLELEGLVIDALPESRFRVQLDNGVTVLAYCAGRLRTHRIRILLGDRVKVEMSPYDLSKARIVYRNPTSKVVSTPQQRRR from the coding sequence ATGAAAGAGAAGGAAGGCACACTGGAGCTGGAAGGCTTGGTGATCGATGCGTTGCCGGAGTCACGCTTTCGCGTGCAGCTCGATAACGGCGTCACCGTGTTGGCCTACTGCGCGGGAAGACTGCGTACGCACCGTATTCGGATTTTGCTGGGTGACAGAGTGAAGGTGGAAATGTCCCCCTATGACCTCAGCAAGGCCCGCATCGTTTATAGAAACCCTACAAGTAAAGTTGTCAGTACGCCGCAGCAAAGGCGGCGCTGA
- a CDS encoding antA/AntB antirepressor family protein translates to MAAQTASLIPSDQLIPVHEQQIGDSVVHVCRASDLHQFLRVQSRLADWIRVRIRKYLFVENQDFVLASENPEASWGGQNKRDYLLTLDMAKELSMVENNEQGRAARRYFILCEKQALASHAPQADRDQLHAIQTAYLDWSEAAAVEIQRLQGNVPPPPAALKDPAAALAALAHVLSSHRYLLTFSADLRAQLTPIAPGALMIPPGDLPNTIATPGSPIPRNLMPDIIRAAAGRL, encoded by the coding sequence ATGGCTGCTCAAACCGCCTCGCTCATCCCGAGCGATCAACTCATCCCCGTCCACGAACAACAGATCGGCGACAGCGTTGTGCATGTCTGCCGCGCCAGTGATCTGCATCAGTTCCTGCGTGTACAGAGCAGGCTCGCGGATTGGATCAGGGTGCGGATTCGCAAATATCTGTTTGTCGAGAATCAGGACTTTGTACTTGCTTCTGAAAATCCAGAAGCAAGTTGGGGTGGCCAAAACAAGCGCGACTACCTGCTGACCCTCGACATGGCCAAAGAGCTCTCCATGGTCGAGAACAACGAACAGGGCAGGGCCGCGCGCCGCTACTTCATCCTGTGCGAGAAACAGGCCCTCGCCAGCCACGCGCCCCAAGCCGACCGCGATCAGCTCCACGCCATCCAGACCGCCTACCTCGATTGGTCCGAAGCCGCCGCCGTCGAAATCCAGCGCCTGCAAGGCAACGTGCCGCCACCCCCAGCCGCCCTCAAAGACCCCGCCGCCGCCCTCGCCGCGCTGGCCCATGTGCTGAGCAGCCACCGCTACTTGCTTACCTTCAGCGCAGATCTGCGCGCCCAGCTCACCCCCATCGCCCCAGGCGCCCTGATGATCCCGCCCGGCGACCTCCCCAACACCATCGCCACCCCCGGCTCCCCCATACCCCGCAACCTGATGCCCGACATCATCCGCGCCGCCGCCGGCCGGTTATGA
- a CDS encoding PIN domain-containing protein gives MKVLLDTNIVIHRETNKVVRSDIGILFRWLDSLHHQKCIHPLTIQEISGYKDEDVVRTFNTKLSSYYVLKTTAPDTAKIAEIKATRDKTVNDVNDSSLLNELAQNRVDLLITEDRNIHRKARLIGLSSHVFTIDGFLEKATAENPELADYRVLSVKKEYFGNINLKDTFFDSFRQDYPGFDIWFNRKADEVAYYCADDQDNVVAFLYLKVEGADEDHREITPALTPARRLKIGTFKVISNGYKIGERFIKVIFDNAIRFTVDEIYVTIFDHSDNHTRLIQLLQDWGFVPHGTKNGIAGEEKVLVRPCTAKYAGTQTQPRRVYPYIRPDTQKWIVSIYPEYHTDLFPDSVLNTESPADFVENAPNRNALSKVYTCRSVNRDLKPSDVVVFYRTASGGSAWRTAVTTTLGVVQEVITDIKDQQHFIELCRRRSVFSDQKLAELWNYDPRNRPFVVNFLYIYSFPKRMNRQALIEGGIISNTSIRGFEPMTNEQFDLLLGGSRVDRRLIVD, from the coding sequence ATGAAAGTCTTGTTAGACACCAACATCGTTATTCATCGGGAAACCAATAAGGTCGTTCGATCCGATATTGGCATCCTTTTTCGATGGCTGGACAGCCTGCACCACCAAAAATGCATTCACCCTCTCACAATTCAAGAGATATCTGGCTACAAAGATGAAGATGTTGTTCGCACATTTAACACAAAGCTAAGCAGCTATTACGTACTTAAAACTACGGCACCAGACACCGCCAAAATTGCTGAAATAAAGGCAACCAGAGACAAAACAGTCAATGACGTCAACGACTCAAGCTTGTTGAACGAATTAGCCCAAAATCGCGTTGATTTACTTATTACCGAAGATCGAAACATACATCGCAAAGCAAGACTTATCGGCCTTAGCTCTCACGTATTCACGATTGACGGGTTTCTTGAAAAAGCGACAGCAGAGAACCCAGAGCTTGCCGACTATCGAGTCCTTTCAGTTAAAAAGGAATATTTTGGCAACATCAATCTTAAAGACACTTTCTTTGACTCATTCCGACAAGACTATCCGGGCTTCGACATCTGGTTTAACAGAAAGGCCGACGAAGTAGCCTACTACTGTGCCGACGATCAAGACAATGTTGTTGCCTTTCTCTACTTGAAGGTGGAAGGCGCCGATGAAGATCACCGGGAAATAACGCCAGCCTTGACTCCGGCTAGGCGACTAAAAATTGGCACATTTAAAGTCATATCGAACGGTTACAAAATCGGAGAACGCTTCATCAAAGTGATCTTTGACAACGCGATCCGATTTACCGTAGACGAAATATACGTCACGATCTTCGATCACAGCGACAACCATACACGCCTTATACAGCTGCTGCAGGACTGGGGCTTCGTGCCACATGGAACAAAAAATGGTATCGCTGGCGAAGAAAAGGTTCTCGTTCGGCCCTGTACAGCGAAATATGCAGGAACACAGACCCAGCCTAGGCGGGTATACCCTTACATAAGGCCAGATACTCAAAAGTGGATTGTCTCAATTTACCCTGAGTACCACACCGACCTCTTCCCTGACTCGGTATTAAATACCGAATCCCCAGCTGATTTTGTAGAAAATGCTCCGAACCGAAATGCACTATCGAAAGTGTATACCTGCCGTTCAGTGAATCGAGACTTAAAACCTAGTGATGTCGTCGTATTTTACAGGACTGCAAGCGGCGGCTCTGCTTGGCGCACTGCAGTAACTACTACACTGGGCGTAGTGCAAGAAGTGATAACCGACATAAAAGACCAGCAGCATTTTATAGAGCTATGTCGAAGGCGCAGTGTATTTAGTGATCAAAAATTAGCCGAACTTTGGAATTACGACCCTCGAAACAGGCCGTTCGTCGTAAACTTCCTTTATATTTATTCTTTCCCCAAAAGAATGAATAGACAAGCCTTAATTGAAGGCGGTATTATTTCGAATACTTCCATCAGAGGCTTTGAGCCGATGACGAACGAACAATTTGATTTGCTACTAGGAGGCTCACGTGTCGACCGCCGTCTTATTGTCGATTAA
- a CDS encoding AAA family ATPase, with the protein MNKITAFVGGAHGAGKGHFCSALAPRIKAEHYSASSLIRGRKDIGPAKAVDGIDNNQAILIEEFSKLQATTPRVILDGHFCLYNLRMEIEPIPAEVYRLLGINHILLLTAEPEIIYSRLQQRDGSNVSLSIQQVANLQEAEAQHAHKVGVSLGLTVLQLDVGGEGITSALNLAQQHLTQVGNA; encoded by the coding sequence ATGAACAAAATCACAGCGTTCGTTGGCGGGGCACATGGGGCCGGCAAGGGACACTTCTGCTCAGCGCTGGCTCCTCGAATCAAGGCGGAGCATTACTCCGCAAGCAGCCTAATCCGTGGACGAAAAGACATCGGTCCCGCCAAGGCCGTCGACGGTATCGATAACAACCAGGCCATCTTGATAGAAGAGTTTTCCAAACTACAGGCAACAACGCCTCGGGTGATTCTTGACGGCCATTTCTGCTTGTACAACTTACGCATGGAGATTGAGCCGATCCCAGCTGAAGTCTATAGGCTACTCGGCATCAACCACATTCTGCTTCTTACTGCCGAGCCAGAAATTATCTACTCGCGGCTTCAACAACGAGACGGCAGCAACGTGAGCTTGTCGATACAACAGGTCGCTAATTTGCAAGAGGCTGAAGCTCAACATGCACATAAGGTCGGAGTGTCTTTAGGGCTAACAGTACTTCAGCTCGACGTTGGCGGTGAGGGGATAACTAGCGCGCTTAATCTCGCACAGCAACACCTTACCCAGGTGGGTAATGCATGA
- a CDS encoding phage head-tail joining protein, whose translation MAVSEADIQALRQALASGERLVWLGDKRIEYRSVGEIEQALNRLLREQAAEQGTGARPRQTRLYHGGRGF comes from the coding sequence GTGGCGGTTTCCGAGGCAGACATTCAGGCGCTGCGCCAAGCGCTGGCCAGCGGCGAGCGGTTGGTGTGGCTGGGCGACAAGCGCATCGAGTACCGCTCGGTTGGCGAGATTGAGCAGGCGCTGAACCGGCTGCTGCGCGAGCAGGCGGCGGAGCAGGGCACCGGAGCCCGGCCGCGGCAGACGCGGCTGTATCACGGCGGGCGGGGCTTCTGA
- a CDS encoding phage portal protein — translation MAKKLKKARADAPKPKVAGTSNTLVKAQYDAAGHGRRLRGWSAPQTGPNRATQGAATLRARSRDAGRNEWAADSAVTQWAVNLVGTGIQPRPRTRDAARKQALLALWLRWCGEADADGVYDFYGLQNLVARNWIEAGELFVRLRWRRPEDGLAVPLQLQLLESEMVPDQDGLARNGNPIRRGIEFDAIGRRVAYHALRHHPGDGVGDASTTVRIPADQILHIYEPTRPGQLRGVSDFAPILAKLRGVGNFDDAVLHRQELANLFTAFIKKTGMAGIPHDPSLDPVSGLPVQLDASGVPLAAMEPGMTQELLEGEDIVFSNPPGPGAEYDQYMRVQGMQIAAGSHLPYELLTGDLRDVSDRTLRVLIQGFRRHCEQRQWLVLIPQLCEPVRRAWATAAMLADALPLDMRDDALDTLWVPQGWDYIHPLQDVQADALAVEKGLRTRSSVITRRGDDPEALDEEAAADREREQRLGLNFAAPAPAPANQAPEETEPEIHPQDRAAP, via the coding sequence ATGGCGAAGAAGCTCAAGAAAGCCCGCGCGGATGCGCCCAAGCCCAAGGTGGCGGGCACCAGCAACACGCTGGTCAAGGCGCAATACGATGCCGCCGGCCACGGCCGCCGGTTGCGTGGCTGGAGTGCGCCGCAAACCGGCCCCAACCGTGCCACCCAAGGCGCGGCCACCTTGCGGGCCCGTTCACGCGATGCGGGCCGTAACGAGTGGGCGGCCGATAGCGCCGTTACTCAATGGGCCGTGAACCTGGTCGGCACCGGTATCCAGCCCCGCCCGCGCACGCGGGATGCGGCGCGCAAGCAGGCGCTGCTGGCGCTGTGGCTGCGCTGGTGCGGCGAGGCCGATGCGGATGGCGTCTACGATTTCTACGGCCTGCAGAACCTGGTGGCGCGCAACTGGATCGAGGCCGGCGAGCTGTTCGTGCGCCTGCGCTGGCGCCGTCCGGAGGATGGGCTGGCGGTGCCGCTGCAACTGCAGCTGCTGGAATCGGAAATGGTGCCGGATCAGGATGGCCTTGCCCGCAATGGCAACCCGATCCGCCGCGGTATCGAGTTCGATGCCATTGGCCGCCGGGTGGCGTATCACGCGCTGCGCCATCACCCCGGTGATGGGGTGGGCGATGCCTCCACCACCGTGCGCATCCCGGCAGACCAGATCCTGCACATCTACGAACCAACGCGGCCGGGGCAACTGCGCGGTGTGTCGGATTTCGCGCCCATCCTGGCCAAGCTGCGTGGTGTGGGCAATTTCGATGATGCGGTGCTGCACCGGCAGGAGCTGGCCAACCTCTTTACCGCGTTCATCAAGAAAACCGGCATGGCCGGCATTCCGCATGATCCATCGCTGGACCCGGTAAGTGGCTTGCCGGTGCAGCTGGATGCCTCCGGCGTGCCGCTGGCAGCCATGGAGCCGGGCATGACGCAGGAGCTGCTGGAAGGCGAGGACATCGTCTTCAGCAACCCGCCCGGCCCCGGCGCGGAATACGACCAGTACATGCGCGTGCAGGGCATGCAGATCGCCGCTGGCAGCCACCTGCCGTATGAGCTGCTCACCGGCGATCTGCGCGATGTGAGTGATCGCACGCTGCGGGTGTTGATCCAGGGCTTTCGCCGGCACTGCGAACAGCGGCAATGGCTGGTGCTGATCCCGCAGCTGTGTGAGCCAGTGCGCCGCGCCTGGGCCACCGCCGCAATGCTGGCAGATGCGCTGCCGCTGGATATGCGCGACGACGCGCTCGATACGCTGTGGGTGCCGCAAGGCTGGGACTACATCCACCCGCTGCAGGATGTGCAAGCCGATGCGCTGGCGGTGGAGAAGGGCTTGCGTACCCGCTCCAGCGTGATCACCCGCCGTGGTGACGACCCCGAAGCACTGGATGAAGAAGCCGCCGCCGACCGCGAACGTGAGCAGCGGCTGGGCCTGAACTTCGCCGCGCCGGCCCCGGCGCCAGCCAACCAAGCCCCCGAAGAAACCGAGCCGGAAATCCATCCACAGGACCGCGCAGCGCCCTAG
- a CDS encoding head maturation protease, ClpP-related, whose translation MPKKTWYGITNKAGNQPEAEISIYDDIGAWGVTAKDFITDLKAIHTEVIRLEISSLGGSVFDALAMFNALRAHPAKIHAKVMGVAASAASYVLMAGDTIEMPENAFLMVHNPLSDAFGNAEALRDMAEVLDKFGNALIGTYVARSGQPEEKVRELLDAETWLSAAEAKALGFIDQITASLKVTACFEQERVPEAVRAVFQAAAAPAPEASPAPAPPPEPDANVPAALTTLAAQHGLLAHVGTWLSDATIRDAVTAEAVVNDAVAIRTLCADAKHDALAATFINARTPLAAVRQSLLAIKAAQDESAPVNHHQPAPSATPPTQHAPQSALRATSVYAKRRHQPRN comes from the coding sequence ATGCCCAAGAAAACCTGGTACGGCATTACCAACAAAGCCGGCAATCAGCCCGAGGCCGAGATCAGCATTTACGACGACATCGGCGCCTGGGGTGTGACGGCCAAGGATTTCATCACCGATCTCAAAGCCATCCATACCGAAGTGATCCGTCTGGAGATCAGCAGCCTGGGCGGCAGCGTATTTGATGCGCTGGCCATGTTCAACGCGCTGCGGGCGCACCCGGCCAAGATCCACGCCAAGGTGATGGGCGTGGCGGCCAGCGCGGCGTCGTATGTGCTGATGGCGGGCGACACCATCGAGATGCCCGAGAACGCCTTTCTGATGGTGCACAACCCGCTCTCCGACGCCTTCGGCAATGCCGAAGCACTGCGGGATATGGCGGAGGTGCTGGATAAGTTCGGCAATGCGCTGATCGGCACCTATGTGGCGCGCTCCGGCCAGCCGGAAGAAAAGGTGCGCGAACTGCTGGATGCCGAAACCTGGCTTTCCGCGGCGGAGGCCAAGGCGCTGGGCTTTATCGACCAGATCACGGCCAGCCTCAAGGTCACCGCGTGCTTTGAGCAGGAGCGCGTGCCGGAGGCGGTGCGTGCCGTGTTCCAGGCCGCTGCTGCGCCTGCGCCGGAAGCATCGCCAGCCCCTGCGCCGCCGCCTGAACCGGATGCCAACGTGCCCGCCGCGCTGACCACGCTGGCCGCCCAGCATGGCCTGCTGGCCCATGTGGGCACCTGGCTATCGGACGCCACCATCCGCGATGCCGTCACCGCCGAAGCGGTGGTGAACGATGCCGTTGCCATCCGCACCCTGTGTGCCGATGCCAAGCACGATGCCCTGGCCGCCACCTTCATCAACGCTCGCACTCCGCTCGCCGCGGTGCGGCAGAGCCTGCTCGCCATCAAGGCGGCGCAGGACGAATCCGCGCCGGTGAATCACCACCAGCCGGCCCCCAGCGCTACCCCGCCGACCCAGCACGCGCCGCAGTCGGCATTACGGGCCACCAGCGTGTATGCCAAGCGGCGCCATCAACCGAGGAACTGA
- a CDS encoding head decoration protein gives MTILKQGRRDAEHIMGEGPGTLSREAILITAGPALPPGQVLGIVTTTGHYAPYDKDNTDGSEDAAAVLYAGIPASAEVRTGAAIVRHAELNGALLTGFDEEARPALEARQLIVR, from the coding sequence ATGACCATCCTGAAGCAAGGCCGGCGCGATGCCGAACACATCATGGGCGAAGGGCCCGGCACGCTCTCGCGCGAAGCCATCCTGATCACCGCCGGCCCGGCGCTGCCGCCCGGCCAGGTGCTGGGCATTGTCACCACTACCGGCCACTACGCCCCCTACGACAAGGACAACACCGACGGCAGCGAAGACGCAGCCGCGGTGCTGTACGCCGGCATTCCGGCTTCCGCCGAGGTGCGCACCGGCGCCGCCATCGTGCGCCATGCCGAGCTGAACGGCGCCTTGCTCACCGGCTTTGACGAAGAAGCCCGCCCCGCGCTGGAAGCGCGTCAACTCATCGTGCGCTGA
- a CDS encoding major capsid protein has product MPLAMDIFNDEAFGVAELTAAINNPPEGERVSNLIDSLFEEEGIPTTHVMIERKGDNLSLVPTADRGAPGDVTNLGGRDLIPFNTVHLPTQWSVMADEVLGVRAFGKVTELEMLQDRVNAKLAKARRRLEITLSYHRLGALTGKVLDADGQSELLNLFERFQMQQQVQPLDLLNTSSDAPLKKKIKDAIRMSEDALTGETISGWMAICGRGFYDALGENKAIKTSFDRWNDGQFFREQQNGGFRWGDVEWKEYYSKVGGIEFIGADDAYLIPLGVSELFITRFAPANYVETVGTNGLPYYAKQELMPFGKGVRGEAQSNPLNLCTKPRAIIKLKKGNS; this is encoded by the coding sequence ATGCCGCTCGCAATGGACATTTTCAACGACGAAGCCTTCGGCGTTGCCGAGCTCACGGCCGCCATCAACAACCCGCCGGAGGGCGAACGGGTTTCCAACCTGATCGATTCGCTGTTCGAGGAAGAGGGCATCCCGACCACGCACGTGATGATCGAGCGCAAGGGCGATAACCTGAGCCTGGTGCCGACGGCGGATCGTGGTGCCCCGGGTGATGTCACCAACCTCGGTGGCCGTGATCTGATCCCGTTCAACACCGTGCACCTGCCAACGCAATGGTCGGTGATGGCCGATGAGGTGCTGGGCGTGCGCGCCTTCGGCAAGGTCACCGAGCTGGAAATGCTGCAGGACCGCGTGAACGCCAAGCTGGCCAAGGCCCGCCGCCGGCTGGAAATCACGCTCAGCTATCACCGCCTGGGCGCACTCACCGGCAAGGTGTTGGATGCCGATGGCCAATCCGAACTGCTGAACCTGTTTGAGCGCTTTCAGATGCAGCAGCAGGTGCAGCCGTTGGATCTGCTCAACACCTCCAGCGATGCGCCGCTGAAGAAGAAGATCAAGGACGCGATCCGCATGAGCGAAGACGCGCTCACCGGTGAAACCATCTCCGGCTGGATGGCGATCTGCGGCCGCGGCTTCTACGACGCGCTGGGCGAGAACAAGGCGATCAAGACTTCGTTTGATCGCTGGAACGACGGCCAATTCTTCCGCGAGCAGCAGAACGGCGGCTTCCGCTGGGGCGATGTGGAATGGAAGGAGTACTACAGCAAGGTGGGCGGTATCGAATTCATCGGGGCCGACGATGCCTACCTGATCCCGCTGGGCGTATCGGAACTGTTCATCACCCGCTTCGCGCCGGCCAACTACGTGGAAACCGTGGGCACCAACGGCCTGCCGTACTACGCCAAGCAAGAGCTGATGCCGTTCGGCAAGGGCGTGCGGGGTGAGGCGCAGTCCAACCCGCTCAACCTCTGCACCAAGCCGCGCGCCATCATCAAGCTGAAGAAGGGCAACAGCTAA
- a CDS encoding BRO-N domain-containing protein → MNALVFHDTQFDIVDRDGQPWLKASDVARALGYAREDSVSRIYDRNTGEFTATMTGTVNLTVPGNIMPIPVRIFSLRGAHLVAMLARTKAAAEFRRWVLDVLESKAAPAPVTPLASARNAMIEWTDQLRQQLIAAGIQPAALPALDRPSLAAAAAAEFLASTRFVLSVNDDLSMHLRPVPAGARMIAPEELPALIADPGAMISKKLIPDILRAAAGRL, encoded by the coding sequence ATGAATGCACTCGTTTTCCACGATACCCAGTTCGACATTGTTGACCGTGACGGCCAGCCTTGGCTGAAAGCCTCTGATGTTGCCCGAGCTTTGGGCTATGCCCGAGAGGACTCGGTAAGCCGTATCTACGACCGAAACACTGGCGAGTTCACTGCAACCATGACCGGGACCGTCAATTTGACGGTCCCGGGAAACATCATGCCAATCCCGGTGCGCATCTTCTCGCTACGCGGTGCACACCTTGTTGCGATGCTGGCGCGCACCAAGGCCGCAGCCGAGTTCCGCCGCTGGGTGCTGGATGTGCTGGAAAGCAAAGCGGCGCCCGCGCCGGTCACGCCACTGGCCAGCGCGCGCAACGCCATGATTGAATGGACCGATCAGCTGCGCCAGCAATTGATCGCCGCCGGCATCCAGCCCGCCGCGCTTCCGGCGCTGGACCGCCCCAGTTTGGCGGCTGCCGCGGCGGCCGAATTCCTGGCCTCCACTCGCTTTGTGCTCAGCGTGAACGACGATCTCTCCATGCACCTGCGGCCCGTCCCCGCCGGCGCCCGCATGATCGCCCCCGAAGAACTCCCCGCCCTGATCGCCGACCCCGGCGCCATGATCAGCAAGAAACTGATCCCAGATATCCTGCGCGCGGCGGCGGGGCGGTTATGA
- a CDS encoding phage tail tube protein yields the protein MANSPAVLAAGDLFVQRYNETNGQYEAEEGPFEVERFEITVSSELKKKTSRSRANYGQTIASVVIPGSTELAITWGEVNATALAFALAGETTAKSQTAGVIAAGAALELTAKISKPVATGFRHWTNSVVITNDAGTDVPPSLSSTQL from the coding sequence ATGGCCAATTCCCCCGCCGTTCTCGCCGCCGGCGATCTGTTCGTTCAGCGCTACAACGAGACCAACGGCCAGTACGAGGCCGAAGAGGGCCCGTTCGAAGTTGAGCGCTTCGAAATCACCGTTTCCAGCGAGCTGAAAAAGAAGACCAGCCGCAGCCGCGCCAACTATGGCCAGACCATCGCCAGCGTGGTGATTCCTGGTTCCACTGAGCTGGCGATCACCTGGGGCGAGGTCAACGCCACCGCGCTGGCTTTTGCGCTGGCGGGTGAAACCACGGCCAAGTCGCAGACCGCAGGCGTGATTGCGGCCGGCGCTGCGCTGGAACTCACCGCAAAGATCAGCAAGCCGGTTGCCACTGGCTTCCGCCACTGGACGAACAGCGTCGTCATCACCAATGACGCGGGCACCGACGTCCCCCCAAGTTTGAGTAGCACGCAGCTTTAG